Proteins encoded in a region of the Brevundimonas vesicularis genome:
- a CDS encoding MFS transporter, whose product MTNADTVAARTPPPKLKTPALAVLFATVFINLVGFGLVVPLLPFFAQSLKAEAWQITLMFSAYSLGQFFAEPFWGRLSDRIGRKPVLLMTLIANALGYLMLAFVPNIWLAIAVRLFTGLGAGNISTVQGYVADVTPPEQRAGRMGLIGAAFGLGFIVGPGLGGLLTQPQLGRLGYQLPIFLAAALAAVAAVGVVVFLRESRAKADPAAPRPAFLAGLKAARDNAVVSRVLVVTLIYMAGFSAMESVFGLWSESRYQWGAREVGLSFMIVGIVSTLNQGFFAGRLARRFGESRVLATGMLLFGASLVLQVLASVAWFPATRLELGALTIPVVQGWIIPIVMAIGACGMSLAMPNISAMISRASPPDRQGAMLGLNMASSSVARIFGPMIAGALFSGLGHDWPFVIGALLTLPAALMAINAGRVIRSSEGGVKAPA is encoded by the coding sequence ATGACGAACGCCGATACGGTCGCTGCGCGCACCCCGCCGCCCAAGCTCAAGACACCGGCGTTGGCCGTGTTGTTCGCGACGGTGTTCATCAATCTGGTCGGGTTCGGGCTGGTGGTGCCGTTGCTGCCGTTCTTCGCCCAGAGCCTGAAGGCCGAGGCGTGGCAAATCACGCTGATGTTCTCGGCCTATTCGCTGGGTCAGTTCTTCGCCGAGCCGTTCTGGGGGCGGTTGTCGGACCGGATCGGACGAAAGCCCGTGCTGTTGATGACCCTGATCGCCAATGCGCTGGGCTATCTGATGCTGGCCTTCGTGCCCAACATCTGGCTGGCGATCGCGGTCAGGCTGTTCACCGGCCTGGGGGCCGGCAACATCTCGACGGTTCAGGGGTATGTGGCCGATGTGACCCCGCCCGAGCAGAGGGCCGGGCGGATGGGTCTGATCGGGGCGGCGTTCGGCCTCGGCTTCATCGTCGGGCCGGGGCTGGGCGGATTGCTGACGCAGCCGCAGCTGGGACGGCTGGGCTATCAGCTGCCGATCTTCCTGGCGGCGGCGTTAGCGGCGGTCGCGGCGGTCGGCGTCGTCGTCTTCCTGCGCGAGAGCCGGGCCAAGGCCGATCCCGCCGCGCCGCGTCCGGCCTTCCTGGCGGGCCTGAAGGCTGCGCGCGACAACGCGGTGGTGTCGCGCGTGCTGGTCGTGACCCTGATCTATATGGCCGGGTTTTCGGCGATGGAGAGCGTGTTCGGCCTGTGGTCCGAGAGCCGCTATCAATGGGGCGCGCGCGAGGTGGGGCTCAGCTTCATGATCGTGGGCATCGTCTCGACGCTGAACCAGGGGTTCTTCGCCGGGCGGCTGGCGCGGCGTTTCGGCGAATCGCGCGTGCTGGCCACCGGCATGCTGCTGTTTGGCGCATCGCTGGTGTTGCAGGTGCTGGCGTCGGTCGCGTGGTTTCCCGCGACGCGGCTTGAGCTGGGCGCCCTGACGATCCCGGTCGTCCAGGGCTGGATCATCCCGATCGTGATGGCGATCGGCGCGTGCGGCATGTCGCTGGCCATGCCCAACATCTCGGCCATGATCAGCCGCGCCTCGCCGCCGGATCGGCAGGGGGCCATGCTGGGTCTGAACATGGCCTCCAGCTCGGTGGCGCGCATTTTCGGGCCGATGATCGCAGGCGCGCTGTTCTCGGGGTTGGGGCATGACTGGCCCTTCGTGATCGGGGCGTTGCTGACCCTACCGGCGGCCCTGATGGCGATCAACGCCGGGCGCGTCATTCGCAGCAGCGAGGGCGGCGTCAAAGCCCCGGCCTGA
- the aguB gene encoding N-carbamoylputrescine amidase, protein MTRNITVAGIQTSYGEDMQANINKTIALVRDAAGQGAQVILPSELFQGPYFCVSQEEHWFAQAYEWREHPCVVAMAPVAKELGVAIPVSIFEKDGPQYYNSLVMLDADGEALGVYRKSHIPDGPGYQEKYYFRPGDTGFKVWKTRFGKVGVGICWDQWFPEAARAMMLMGADVLMYPTAIGTEPHDATLHTAEPWRRAMQGHAVSNAVPVVGANRIGHERVTEVGQTFYGHSFIADQQGELVEQLGAEEDGVLVHRFDLDELDKYRAAWGFFRDRRTDLYGALTGKG, encoded by the coding sequence ATGACCCGCAACATCACCGTCGCCGGCATCCAGACCTCGTATGGCGAGGACATGCAGGCGAACATCAACAAGACCATCGCCTTGGTGCGCGACGCGGCGGGGCAGGGCGCGCAGGTGATCCTGCCGTCGGAGCTGTTCCAGGGGCCGTATTTCTGCGTGTCGCAGGAAGAGCACTGGTTCGCCCAGGCCTATGAGTGGCGCGAGCATCCGTGTGTTGTAGCCATGGCGCCGGTCGCCAAGGAACTGGGCGTGGCCATTCCGGTTTCGATCTTCGAGAAGGACGGGCCGCAGTATTACAACTCGCTGGTCATGCTGGACGCCGACGGCGAGGCGCTGGGCGTCTATCGCAAGAGCCATATCCCCGACGGCCCCGGCTATCAGGAGAAATACTATTTCCGGCCGGGCGACACGGGCTTCAAGGTCTGGAAGACGCGCTTCGGCAAGGTCGGGGTCGGCATCTGCTGGGACCAGTGGTTCCCGGAAGCGGCGCGGGCGATGATGCTGATGGGCGCCGATGTGCTGATGTATCCGACCGCCATCGGCACCGAGCCGCATGATGCGACCCTGCACACGGCCGAGCCGTGGCGGCGGGCCATGCAGGGCCACGCGGTGTCCAACGCCGTGCCGGTCGTCGGCGCCAACCGGATCGGTCATGAGCGCGTGACCGAGGTCGGCCAGACCTTCTACGGCCATTCCTTTATCGCCGATCAGCAGGGCGAACTGGTCGAGCAACTGGGCGCTGAGGAGGATGGGGTGCTGGTGCACCGCTTCGATCTGGACGAGCTGGACAAATACCGCGCGGCCTGGGGCTTCTTCCGCGATCGCCGGACGGACCTGTACGGAGCGCTGACGGGCAAGGGCTGA
- a CDS encoding polysaccharide deacetylase family protein, which produces MMRTLICSLVAALALITPAAAQDRRVAVTFDDLPFQTDATTLCDPARLMTITQDFVAMLKPLDTHGVAFVNAGKVCEAQRARLLPRVLNVWLDAGLDLGNHTNTHLNIHTTTVEAYLADVDAGAPILRDVLAARGQSLRWFRHPYLFTGETQDKHDAIAAGLAQRGYTIAPVTLDNNDWMFADVYRKAEQIGDQALMQRIGQAYVAHMATVLDFFEPYSAEVAGGREPAQVLLLHANSLNQAWYPQIHALYLARGYRFVPLEEALADPIYQHPDTYVRANGISWLHRWMQTDGRPIRWEPEPPAWIVAANKAPASELQAIASAP; this is translated from the coding sequence ATGATGCGCACCCTGATCTGCAGCCTGGTCGCCGCCCTCGCCCTGATCACTCCCGCCGCCGCGCAGGATCGACGCGTCGCCGTGACCTTCGACGATCTGCCGTTCCAGACGGATGCGACGACCCTGTGCGATCCGGCGCGCCTGATGACGATCACCCAGGACTTCGTCGCCATGCTGAAGCCGCTGGACACGCATGGCGTCGCCTTTGTCAATGCGGGCAAGGTGTGCGAGGCCCAGCGCGCCAGGCTCCTGCCGCGCGTGCTGAATGTCTGGCTGGACGCCGGTCTGGACCTGGGCAACCACACCAACACCCATCTGAACATCCACACGACGACGGTTGAGGCCTACCTGGCCGACGTGGACGCCGGGGCGCCGATCTTGCGCGACGTGCTGGCGGCGCGAGGCCAGTCCTTGCGCTGGTTCCGCCACCCCTATCTGTTCACCGGCGAGACGCAGGATAAGCATGACGCCATCGCCGCCGGCCTGGCCCAGCGCGGCTATACGATCGCGCCAGTGACCCTCGACAACAACGACTGGATGTTCGCCGACGTCTATCGCAAGGCCGAGCAGATCGGCGATCAGGCGCTGATGCAGCGCATCGGTCAGGCCTATGTGGCGCATATGGCGACTGTGCTGGATTTCTTCGAACCCTACAGCGCCGAGGTGGCGGGCGGGCGTGAACCGGCGCAGGTGCTGCTGCTGCATGCCAACAGCCTGAACCAGGCCTGGTATCCGCAGATCCACGCCCTGTATCTGGCGCGCGGTTATCGTTTCGTGCCGCTGGAAGAGGCGCTGGCCGATCCGATCTACCAGCACCCTGACACCTATGTCCGCGCCAACGGAATCTCGTGGCTGCACCGTTGGATGCAGACCGACGGCCGGCCCATCCGCTGGGAGCCGGAACCGCCCGCCTGGATCGTTGCGGCCAACAAGGCGCCGGCGTCGGAACTTCAGGCCATCGCATCGGCCCCTTGA
- the rplT gene encoding 50S ribosomal protein L20, whose translation MARVKRGVTSHAKHKKVLEQAKGFSGRRKNTIRTAKAAVDRAGQYAYRDRRAKKRNFRALWIQRINAAARLEGFTYSQFINGLNKAGIELDRKVLAAIAADATGFKAVADKVRAALA comes from the coding sequence ATGGCTCGCGTTAAACGTGGCGTAACCTCGCACGCCAAGCACAAGAAGGTTCTGGAGCAGGCCAAGGGCTTCTCCGGCCGCCGCAAGAATACCATCCGTACGGCCAAGGCCGCCGTCGACCGCGCCGGGCAATACGCCTATCGCGACCGTCGCGCCAAGAAGCGCAACTTCCGCGCCCTGTGGATCCAGCGCATCAACGCCGCCGCCCGTCTGGAAGGCTTCACCTACAGCCAGTTCATCAACGGCCTGAACAAGGCCGGCATCGAACTGGACCGCAAGGTTCTGGCCGCGATCGCCGCTGACGCGACCGGCTTCAAGGCCGTCGCCGATAAGGTCCGCGCCGCCCTGGCTTAA
- a CDS encoding glycosyltransferase family 9 protein yields the protein MSAPQVLFVTSNRIGDCVISSGVIREIARQVPGAEITVACGRPPAPFFRNAPGVVRTIVLDKKKLSGHWLDLWKQVVGTRWNLVIDIRGSALSYLIPAKRRIVYNRSWETGLRKVEMVSRLMGSPTPLDPEIFLDDQARAKAAAVIDPQLAGGAGPGPIIALAPIAHQPGKSWPADRWGALVEKLKAEPRFNGWRFMPVGGPGDRPPATPALEAAGPRGIDFVGKGDILASAAAIDRADLFVGNDSGLMHVSAALGRPTLGLFGPTEWWLYGPWGPKTRTAASNETRGQFAPIEDLTVDHVFDAVLALHDAYIVETPANP from the coding sequence ATGTCCGCACCCCAGGTCCTGTTCGTCACCTCCAACCGCATCGGCGACTGCGTCATCTCGTCCGGCGTGATCCGCGAGATCGCGCGTCAGGTCCCGGGGGCCGAGATCACCGTCGCGTGCGGTCGGCCGCCCGCGCCCTTCTTCCGCAATGCGCCCGGCGTGGTGCGCACCATCGTGCTGGACAAGAAGAAGCTGTCCGGCCACTGGCTCGATCTGTGGAAACAGGTCGTCGGCACGCGCTGGAATCTGGTGATCGACATCCGGGGTTCGGCGCTCAGCTATCTGATCCCGGCGAAGCGGCGCATCGTCTATAACCGCTCGTGGGAGACGGGCCTGCGCAAGGTCGAGATGGTGTCGCGGCTGATGGGTTCGCCGACGCCGCTGGATCCCGAAATCTTCCTGGACGATCAGGCGCGGGCCAAGGCCGCCGCCGTGATCGATCCGCAGCTGGCGGGCGGCGCGGGTCCCGGCCCGATAATCGCCCTGGCCCCCATCGCGCATCAGCCGGGCAAGAGCTGGCCCGCCGATCGCTGGGGCGCGCTGGTCGAGAAGCTGAAAGCCGAGCCGCGCTTCAACGGCTGGCGCTTCATGCCGGTGGGCGGGCCGGGTGACCGGCCCCCGGCGACCCCGGCTTTGGAGGCGGCGGGGCCGCGCGGCATCGATTTCGTCGGCAAGGGCGACATCCTGGCCTCGGCCGCCGCCATCGATCGGGCCGATCTGTTCGTCGGCAACGATTCGGGTCTGATGCACGTGTCGGCGGCGCTGGGCCGGCCGACCCTGGGTCTGTTCGGTCCGACCGAGTGGTGGCTGTATGGACCGTGGGGACCCAAGACGCGCACGGCGGCGTCCAACGAGACGCGCGGCCAGTTCGCGCCGATCGAGGACCTGACGGTGGATCACGTCTTCGACGCGGTGCTGGCGCTGCATGACGCCTACATCGTCGAAACGCCTGCGAACCCTTGA
- a CDS encoding alpha/beta fold hydrolase, protein MTDIQHLSRPDGETLAFKRVEGGGPTVIWVGGFRSDMEGTKALALDVAARERGWNFVRYDHFAHGQSTGDWRQATIGRWREDAIALIDSLSGPVIPVGSSMGGWVSLLATLARPDRIKGMVLVNPAQDFTERLMWPGLADHERQAILREGETLIVEEGLGEYVLTRHMFEEARDWLLLDGVIDVAAPVHILQGRADDVVPWRHQVELVERLTGGDVRLDLIEGGDHRLSSPADLDRLVAAVEAMRG, encoded by the coding sequence ATGACCGACATCCAGCACCTGTCCCGCCCCGATGGCGAAACCCTGGCCTTCAAACGCGTCGAAGGCGGCGGCCCGACCGTGATCTGGGTGGGCGGCTTTCGTTCGGACATGGAGGGGACCAAGGCCCTGGCCCTGGACGTCGCCGCACGCGAACGCGGCTGGAACTTCGTCCGCTACGACCATTTCGCCCATGGCCAGTCCACCGGCGACTGGAGACAGGCTACCATCGGCCGCTGGCGCGAGGACGCCATCGCCCTGATCGATAGCCTGTCCGGCCCGGTCATTCCGGTCGGCTCCTCGATGGGCGGCTGGGTCTCGCTGCTGGCGACCCTCGCGCGGCCGGACCGGATCAAGGGCATGGTCCTGGTCAATCCGGCCCAGGACTTCACCGAGCGGCTGATGTGGCCCGGCCTGGCGGACCACGAGCGTCAGGCCATCCTGCGCGAGGGCGAGACCCTGATCGTCGAGGAAGGGCTGGGCGAATACGTCCTGACGCGGCACATGTTCGAGGAGGCGCGCGACTGGCTGCTGCTGGACGGCGTGATCGACGTCGCCGCGCCGGTTCACATCCTGCAAGGCCGCGCCGACGACGTCGTGCCCTGGCGACATCAGGTCGAGCTGGTCGAACGGTTGACCGGCGGCGACGTGCGCCTGGACCTGATCGAGGGCGGCGATCACCGGCTTTCGTCGCCGGCGGACCTCGACCGACTGGTCGCAGCGGTCGAGGCGATGCGGGGCTAA
- a CDS encoding ATP-binding protein: protein MPLIGDFVDLIAPVAPSTPGADVFERFQTEPNTLALAVVDDDGRPLGIIERNAFTLRMAAEFGRALYARRPAESLMDRNAPVAEAATSAEAFFQAYGAAELGALLTGFIVVAGGRYVGVGTALQVVQAGAALHRQRAEEMSALARDLALAEAEAVASSRAKSEFLAVMSHEIRTPLNGVLGVAALMDKKLEQEELRPYVRTVIDSGQSLLRLLTDALDMSRASAGMLTLEEEPLDLAAVAFDIDALWRARAEEKALALTIRTDLAVPCVQADGMRLKQLLNNLIGNALKFTRTGEVVALIESHADGEVIFTVDDSGPGVPEAAAATIFDPFNTGKAGREGAGAGLGLAICRQIAERMGGAISLGASPQGGARFQVRLPLRVATESAAPAPAMAEPTPHDTLHVLVVDDNATNRFVAGKLLEMFGCTCEMAENGREAVDAVMTRPFDLALMDIKMPVMDGVAATRAIRALPGPAGALPILALTANADERDELDYIAAGMNGVAQKPIQPDALLNAIRMVLAQSQASHVPKAA from the coding sequence ATGCCGCTGATCGGTGATTTCGTCGACTTGATCGCACCCGTGGCCCCGTCCACGCCGGGCGCGGATGTGTTCGAACGGTTCCAGACCGAGCCGAACACCCTGGCCCTGGCTGTCGTCGATGACGATGGCCGCCCCCTAGGCATCATCGAACGCAACGCCTTCACCCTGAGGATGGCGGCCGAGTTCGGACGCGCCCTGTATGCCCGAAGGCCCGCCGAAAGCCTGATGGACCGCAATGCGCCGGTGGCGGAGGCGGCGACCAGCGCCGAGGCCTTCTTCCAGGCTTATGGTGCGGCTGAGCTGGGCGCCTTGCTGACCGGCTTCATCGTGGTGGCAGGCGGCCGCTATGTCGGCGTCGGCACGGCGCTGCAGGTGGTTCAGGCGGGCGCGGCCCTGCACCGCCAGCGGGCCGAGGAGATGAGCGCCCTGGCCCGCGACCTGGCCCTGGCCGAGGCCGAGGCCGTCGCCTCCAGCCGGGCCAAGTCCGAGTTTCTGGCGGTGATGAGCCATGAGATCCGCACGCCCCTGAACGGGGTGCTGGGCGTCGCAGCCCTGATGGACAAGAAGCTGGAGCAGGAAGAGCTGCGCCCCTACGTCCGCACCGTGATCGATTCGGGCCAGAGCCTGCTGCGGCTGCTGACCGACGCGCTGGACATGTCACGCGCCTCGGCCGGCATGCTGACGCTGGAGGAGGAGCCGCTGGACCTGGCGGCGGTCGCCTTCGACATCGACGCCCTGTGGCGCGCGCGGGCCGAGGAAAAGGCCCTGGCCCTGACCATCCGCACCGACCTGGCCGTTCCTTGCGTTCAGGCCGACGGGATGCGGCTGAAGCAACTGTTGAACAACCTGATCGGCAATGCGCTGAAGTTCACCCGGACGGGCGAGGTCGTCGCCCTGATCGAAAGCCACGCCGACGGCGAGGTGATCTTCACCGTGGACGACAGCGGCCCCGGCGTGCCCGAGGCGGCGGCCGCGACCATCTTTGATCCCTTCAACACCGGAAAGGCCGGGCGCGAGGGGGCGGGCGCGGGCCTGGGCCTGGCCATCTGTCGACAGATCGCCGAACGGATGGGCGGCGCGATCTCGCTGGGCGCCTCGCCCCAAGGCGGCGCGCGGTTCCAGGTGCGCCTGCCGCTGCGCGTCGCAACCGAGAGCGCGGCGCCCGCCCCCGCCATGGCCGAGCCGACGCCGCACGACACCCTGCATGTGCTGGTGGTGGACGACAACGCCACCAACCGCTTCGTCGCCGGCAAGCTGCTGGAGATGTTCGGCTGCACCTGCGAGATGGCCGAGAACGGGCGCGAGGCGGTGGACGCCGTAATGACCCGTCCGTTCGACCTGGCCCTGATGGACATCAAGATGCCGGTGATGGATGGGGTCGCCGCGACGCGGGCTATCCGCGCCCTGCCCGGTCCGGCCGGCGCCCTGCCGATCCTGGCCCTGACGGCGAACGCCGACGAGCGCGACGAGCTGGACTATATCGCCGCCGGCATGAACGGCGTGGCGCAAAAGCCGATCCAGCCCGACGCCCTTCTGAACGCCATCCGCATGGTGCTGGCGCAGAGCCAGGCATCGCACGTCCCCAAGGCGGCCTGA
- the infC gene encoding translation initiation factor IF-3, whose amino-acid sequence MQAPPVKDGPRMNQDIRAPRVLLIDQNGEKQGVMPTSAALEAAEEAGMDLVEIVSTSEPPVAKILDYGKHRFQEQKKKAEQRKRQKVVELKEIKLRPNIDTHDYEVKAKAMHRFFEEGDKVKVTLRFRGREMAHPELGMKLLNKVQADFDEVAKVEFSPKMEGRQMIMILAPR is encoded by the coding sequence ATGCAAGCGCCACCCGTGAAAGACGGGCCGCGTATGAACCAGGATATCCGCGCCCCTCGCGTTCTGCTCATCGACCAGAACGGCGAAAAACAGGGCGTCATGCCCACCTCCGCTGCTCTGGAAGCCGCCGAGGAAGCCGGGATGGACCTGGTCGAGATCGTCTCCACCTCAGAGCCGCCGGTGGCCAAGATCCTCGATTACGGCAAGCACCGTTTCCAGGAACAAAAGAAGAAGGCCGAGCAGCGCAAGCGCCAGAAGGTCGTCGAGCTGAAGGAGATCAAGCTCCGTCCCAACATCGACACCCACGACTATGAGGTGAAGGCCAAGGCCATGCACCGCTTCTTTGAGGAAGGCGACAAGGTCAAGGTCACCCTGCGCTTCCGCGGTCGCGAAATGGCCCACCCCGAACTGGGCATGAAGCTGCTGAACAAGGTTCAGGCCGACTTCGACGAAGTCGCCAAGGTCGAGTTCTCGCCCAAGATGGAAGGCCGCCAGATGATCATGATCCTGGCCCCGCGCTGA
- the pheS gene encoding phenylalanine--tRNA ligase subunit alpha yields the protein MTDLATLELDLINAIGGAETVAALEEVRVAALGKSGSVSGLLKGMGAMSPDERREQGPMINGLRDRVAAAIAAKKIALEAAELDARLLSERIDLTLPARPRRKGGVHPTMQVMDEMIALFAEMGFAVAEGPDIEDDFHNFTALNFPPKHPAREMHDTFFLKPDPETGERKVLRTHTSPVQVRTMMSQKPPIRIVAPGRTFRKDSDATHTPMFHQIEGLVIDRDIHMGHLKTTLQTFIARFFELDAVQARFRPHHFPFTEPSAEMDIRCDRSGGKLVFNTGDDWLEILGCGMVHPNVLRNCGIDPDEYQGFAFGMGVDRLAMLKYGVPDLRPMFDADTRWLSHYGFSAFAAPNPASGLS from the coding sequence ATGACCGATCTCGCCACACTTGAACTCGACCTGATCAACGCCATCGGCGGCGCGGAAACCGTCGCCGCCCTGGAAGAGGTGCGCGTCGCCGCCCTGGGCAAGTCCGGCTCCGTCTCCGGCCTGCTGAAGGGCATGGGCGCCATGAGCCCCGACGAACGCCGCGAGCAGGGGCCGATGATCAACGGCCTGCGCGACCGCGTCGCCGCCGCCATCGCCGCGAAGAAGATCGCGCTGGAAGCCGCCGAACTGGACGCGCGTCTGCTGTCGGAACGCATCGACCTGACCCTGCCGGCGCGTCCGCGCAGGAAGGGCGGGGTCCATCCGACCATGCAGGTGATGGACGAGATGATCGCCCTGTTCGCCGAGATGGGCTTCGCCGTGGCCGAAGGTCCCGACATCGAGGACGACTTCCACAACTTCACCGCCCTGAACTTCCCGCCCAAACACCCGGCGCGGGAAATGCACGACACCTTCTTCCTGAAGCCGGACCCCGAGACGGGCGAGCGCAAGGTGCTGCGCACCCACACCAGCCCGGTGCAGGTCCGCACCATGATGAGCCAGAAGCCGCCGATCCGCATCGTCGCGCCGGGCCGCACCTTCCGCAAGGATTCCGACGCCACCCACACGCCGATGTTCCACCAGATCGAGGGTCTGGTGATCGACCGTGACATTCACATGGGCCACCTGAAGACCACGCTTCAGACCTTCATCGCCCGTTTCTTCGAACTGGACGCGGTCCAGGCGCGCTTCCGTCCGCACCACTTCCCCTTCACCGAGCCCTCGGCCGAAATGGACATCCGCTGCGACCGGTCGGGCGGGAAACTGGTGTTCAACACCGGCGACGACTGGCTGGAAATCCTGGGCTGCGGGATGGTGCATCCCAATGTGCTCAGGAACTGCGGCATCGACCCGGACGAATATCAGGGCTTCGCCTTCGGCATGGGCGTGGATCGGCTGGCCATGCTGAAATACGGCGTGCCCGACCTGCGCCCCATGTTCGACGCCGACACCCGCTGGCTGTCCCACTACGGCTTCTCGGCCTTCGCCGCCCCCAACCCGGCCTCGGGCCTGAGCTGA
- a CDS encoding agmatine deiminase family protein, translated as MTDPTAAAIPAEWAPHRAMWVGWPSHAEYWFEALEQAQDEVEGLVRALAGPGREQVRLMVGKAEALADAQARFAGVANVEVVPGEFGDVWLRDTGPIFGAGSRTAAAFKFNGWGGKYDMPGDDLVAGQIGRHAGVDLTWNDFVMEGGSLDHDGEGTVLTTRQCLLNPNRNPAWNQDEAVAAAALEKAVGAKVVVWLGDGLLNDHTDGHVDNLARFVAPGMVACPVAWGTNDVNANVYDATARDLAAVTDAAGRRLKVVRIPSPGLVLDEDERPIPASHMNFLIANGAVIVPTYGDARAADMACQALKDAFPDREIIPLPSNAILTGGGSFHCISQQEPA; from the coding sequence ATGACCGATCCGACTGCTGCCGCCATCCCCGCCGAATGGGCGCCGCACCGCGCCATGTGGGTGGGTTGGCCCAGCCATGCGGAATATTGGTTCGAGGCGCTGGAGCAGGCGCAGGACGAGGTCGAAGGGCTGGTGAGGGCTCTGGCCGGACCGGGCCGCGAGCAGGTCAGGCTGATGGTCGGCAAGGCCGAGGCTCTGGCCGACGCCCAGGCGCGCTTTGCGGGCGTGGCGAATGTCGAGGTTGTGCCCGGCGAGTTCGGCGACGTCTGGCTGCGCGATACCGGGCCGATCTTTGGCGCGGGATCCAGGACGGCCGCCGCCTTCAAGTTCAACGGCTGGGGCGGGAAGTACGACATGCCGGGCGACGACCTGGTCGCCGGCCAGATCGGCCGACATGCGGGCGTGGACCTGACCTGGAACGACTTTGTCATGGAGGGCGGGTCGCTGGATCATGACGGGGAGGGGACCGTCCTGACCACGCGTCAATGCCTGCTGAACCCGAACCGCAATCCGGCCTGGAACCAGGATGAGGCCGTCGCGGCGGCGGCGCTGGAGAAGGCGGTCGGCGCCAAGGTCGTGGTGTGGTTGGGCGACGGTCTGCTCAACGATCACACCGACGGGCACGTCGATAACCTGGCGCGGTTCGTCGCGCCGGGCATGGTGGCCTGCCCGGTCGCCTGGGGGACGAACGACGTCAACGCCAACGTCTACGACGCGACGGCGCGCGATCTGGCGGCAGTAACGGATGCGGCGGGCCGTCGGCTGAAGGTCGTGCGCATCCCGTCGCCGGGCCTGGTGCTGGACGAGGACGAACGCCCGATCCCGGCCAGCCACATGAACTTCCTGATCGCCAACGGCGCCGTGATCGTTCCGACCTATGGCGATGCGCGCGCCGCCGACATGGCCTGTCAGGCGTTGAAGGACGCCTTCCCCGATCGTGAGATCATTCCGCTGCCGTCCAACGCCATTCTGACGGGCGGCGGCTCGTTCCACTGCATCTCCCAGCAGGAGCCCGCATGA
- the rpmI gene encoding 50S ribosomal protein L35, with the protein MPKLKTKSGAKKRFKFTATGKVKAGVAGKRHRLISHNSKYIRQNRGTSVMADADAKKIKSYMPYA; encoded by the coding sequence ATGCCGAAACTGAAGACGAAGTCGGGCGCCAAGAAGCGCTTCAAATTCACGGCCACTGGCAAGGTTAAGGCCGGCGTTGCGGGCAAGCGTCACCGCTTGATCAGCCACAACTCGAAATACATCCGCCAGAACCGCGGCACCTCGGTCATGGCCGACGCCGACGCCAAGAAGATCAAATCCTACATGCCGTACGCCTGA